From one Sparus aurata chromosome 16, fSpaAur1.1, whole genome shotgun sequence genomic stretch:
- the LOC115566211 gene encoding uncharacterized protein LOC115566211 isoform X2, translated as MSKRKHNVTLNTKEKDWLRENVPRRTLTRWKKRKINRTLTDIEKHTAQRHEIDEGASQSEEQRAEPFTLTQEIDEDASQSEEQRAEPFTSTQEIDEDPSQSEEQRAEPFTSTQDNVPQAIDDVHTQGLTEEQSCISILSFALRHNTTGVLMEDLLKLLKLHSAGTSAIPASKYFLGKPLAGIVDQFEHHHYCSVCTKYLGTSQSQEETLTCVSCSSSITVKASLHEGHFFISIPLKGQLKDILENQGMHDLCFPADDSSREVINDICDGTLYQALQSNSEADFLSLTFNCDGVPVFQSSKFSIWPILCCVNEIPPQCRDKHVLLCALWFGSKKPDMTCFFKPFVEECANLSQTGFKWHHPIDQSWRNVKVHPLCCVCDAVARPLLQNFKQFNGEYGCGVCLHPGVQMRKGQGNSRVYTCSAEKPSDRNHKTTVEIGQIAEREGKTILGIKGPSAIVDLAKFDLINGMVPDYMHCVLLGVCRQMATLWIDSKSYSEPWYIGTQTAIMDRHLLSIKPPGIVARVPRSLTERKFWKAHEWQHWLLYYSLPVLKGILPQKYHSHWALLIEGISILLGSELSTEQINHAHDALVYFVGGVQALYGEEHMTFNVHSLLHLSQSVVHWGPLWAHSAFMFEAFNGYLLKQVKSSQAVPQQICKRVMLSRAFPRLAKQFLTNAPAEVKDFCNEMRTEKHHVKKFAKFAEVTALGPPNVRLISVGDQAALHTVKQVPTNYVVNYYKRIAVNAEVVHGHTYSKTKQRNNSIVLLKDGSIFRVSHFIDIGDQCLYAIGNYGKCTVQKLARGSLIKTPLSYMSTVHFPTGFHKAINTTQVVGPCMYIQCPQSSSFVCRLLKTYYCK; from the exons ATGtcgaaaagaaaacacaacgttACTCTCAACACGAAAGAAAAAGATTGGTTGAGAGAAAACGTTCCAAGACGTACTTTgacaagatggaaaaaaag GAAAATCAACAGAACTTTGACTGACATTGAAAAACACACTGCTCAACGACAT GAAATTGATGAAGGTGCCAGCCAAAGcgaagagcagagagcagagcctttcacattaacacag GAAATTGATGAAGATGCCAGCCAAAGcgaagagcagagagcagagcctttcacatcaacacag gaAATTGATGAAGATCCCAGCCAAAGcgaagagcagagagcagagcctttcacatcaacacag GACAATGTACCTCAAGCAATAGATGATGTCCACACCCAAGGACTAACGGAAGAGCAAAGTTGCATCTCGATTCTCTCCTTTGCATTGAGACACAACACTACAGGTGTATTGATGGAAGACCTGCTGAAACTTTTAAAGTTACATTCTGCTGGGACAAGTGCAATTCCAGCAAGCAAGTATTTTTTGGGGAAACCATTAGCTGGTATTGTAGATCAATTTGAACACCATCATTACTGCAGCGTATGTACTAAGTACCTTGGCACTTCACAGTCACAAGAAGAAACACTTACATGCGTGTCATGTTCCTCATCCATAACAGTAAAAGCCAGTTTACACGAAGGACATTTCTTTATCAGTATTCCATTAAAGGGCCAACTGAAAGATATTCTTGAGAATCAGGGTATGCATGATCTCTGTTTTCCTGCTGATGACAGTAGTAGAGAAGTAATAAATGATATATGTGATGGCACCTTATATCAGGCCTTGCAGTCAAACAGTGAAGCGGATTTCCTTTCCCTTACATTTAATTGTGATGGTGTACCAGTCTTTCAGTCCTCTAAATTTAGTATTTGGCCAatactgtgttgtgttaatgaGATACCCCCTCAGTGCAGAGATAAGCATGTACTTTTATGTGCTTTGTGGTTCGGTTCCAAAAAGCCAGACATGACCTGTTTCTTCAAACCATTTGTGGAGGAATGTGCCAATCTTTCACAAACTGGTTTTAAGTGGCATCATCCTATTGATCAGTCATGGAGAAATGTGAAGGTGCACccattgtgctgtgtgtgtgatgcagtaGCAAGGCCTTTACTACAGAATTTTAAGCAATTTAATGGTGAATATGGCTGTGGAGTCTGCCTTCACCCTGGGGTGCAAATGAGGAAAGGACAAGGAAACTCAAGAGTTTACACATGTTCAGCTGAaaaaccaagtgacagaaaTCATAAAACCACAGTAGAAATAGGACAAATTGCTGAAAGAGAAGGGAAGACTATATTGGGCATAAAGGGCCCATCTGCTATTGTAGATTTAGCAAAGTTTGATCTAATCAATGGGATGGTCCCTGACTATATGCACTGTGTGTTGCTTGGCGTGTGTAGACAAATGGCGACTTTATGGATCGATTCTAAGAGCTATTCTGAGCCATGGTACATTGGCACACAAACAGCAATCATGGACAGACACCTCTTGTCTATAAAACCACCAGGTATTGTTGCTCGAGTTCCAAGATCTCTCACTGAACGCAAGTTCTGGAAAGCCCACGAGTGGCAACACTGGCTTCTGTATTATAGCTTGCCAGTTCTGAAAGGCATACTTCCACAGAAGTATCACTCTCATTGGGCGTTACTGATAGAGGGCATAAGCATTCTGTTGGGATCTGAATTAAGTACAGAGCAGATAAATCACGCCCATGACGCATTAGTGTACTTTGTTGGAGGTGTGCAAGCGCTGTATGGGGAAGAGCACATGACATTCAATGTTCATTCACTTCTGCATTTAAGCCAAAGTGTTGTGCATTGGGGTCCATTGTGGGCCCACTCAGCCTTTATGTTTGAAGCTTTCAATGGATACCTACTGAAACAAGTAAAAAGTAGTCAAGCTGTACCACAACAAATATGCAAACGAGTGATGTTGTCCCGTGCTTTTCCCCGTTTAGCAAAACAATTCCTAACAAATGCACCAGCAGAGGTTAAAGATTTCTGTAATGAAATGAGAACCGAAAAGCATCATGTCAAGAAGTTTGCAAAGTTTGCTGAGGTGACTGCCCTTGGTCCACCAAATGTAAGATTAATATCTGTTGGTGATCAAGCTGCCCTCCACACAGTGAAACAGGTTCCCACAAACTATGTGGTGAATTACTACAAGAGAATTGCTGTAAATGCAGAAGTTGTACATGGTCATAcctacagcaaaacaaaacaaagaaacaactcTATTGTGCTTTTGAAGGATGGGAGTATTTTTAGAGTCTCCCACTTTATTGACATTGGTGATCAGTGTTTATATGCCATAGGGAACTATGGTAAATGCACAGTGCAGAAGTTAGCCAGAGGTTCTCTTATCAAAACTccactgagctacatgtcaaCGGTGCACTTTCCCACAGGCTTTCACAAAGCCATAAACACTACTCAGGTAGTTGGACCATGTATGTATATTCAGTGTCCACAATCCAGCTCGTTTGTGTGTCGGCTGCTGAAGACATATTATTGTAAATGA
- the LOC115566211 gene encoding uncharacterized protein LOC115566211 isoform X1: MSKRKHNVTLNTKEKDWLRENVPRRTLTRWKKRKINRTLTDIEKHTAQRHEIDEGASQSEEQRAEPFTLTQEIDEGASQSEEQRAEPFTLTQEIDEDASQSEEQRAEPFTSTQEIDEDPSQSEEQRAEPFTSTQDNVPQAIDDVHTQGLTEEQSCISILSFALRHNTTGVLMEDLLKLLKLHSAGTSAIPASKYFLGKPLAGIVDQFEHHHYCSVCTKYLGTSQSQEETLTCVSCSSSITVKASLHEGHFFISIPLKGQLKDILENQGMHDLCFPADDSSREVINDICDGTLYQALQSNSEADFLSLTFNCDGVPVFQSSKFSIWPILCCVNEIPPQCRDKHVLLCALWFGSKKPDMTCFFKPFVEECANLSQTGFKWHHPIDQSWRNVKVHPLCCVCDAVARPLLQNFKQFNGEYGCGVCLHPGVQMRKGQGNSRVYTCSAEKPSDRNHKTTVEIGQIAEREGKTILGIKGPSAIVDLAKFDLINGMVPDYMHCVLLGVCRQMATLWIDSKSYSEPWYIGTQTAIMDRHLLSIKPPGIVARVPRSLTERKFWKAHEWQHWLLYYSLPVLKGILPQKYHSHWALLIEGISILLGSELSTEQINHAHDALVYFVGGVQALYGEEHMTFNVHSLLHLSQSVVHWGPLWAHSAFMFEAFNGYLLKQVKSSQAVPQQICKRVMLSRAFPRLAKQFLTNAPAEVKDFCNEMRTEKHHVKKFAKFAEVTALGPPNVRLISVGDQAALHTVKQVPTNYVVNYYKRIAVNAEVVHGHTYSKTKQRNNSIVLLKDGSIFRVSHFIDIGDQCLYAIGNYGKCTVQKLARGSLIKTPLSYMSTVHFPTGFHKAINTTQVVGPCMYIQCPQSSSFVCRLLKTYYCK; this comes from the exons ATGtcgaaaagaaaacacaacgttACTCTCAACACGAAAGAAAAAGATTGGTTGAGAGAAAACGTTCCAAGACGTACTTTgacaagatggaaaaaaag GAAAATCAACAGAACTTTGACTGACATTGAAAAACACACTGCTCAACGACAT GAAATTGATGAAGGTGCCAGCCAAAGcgaagagcagagagcagagcctttcacattaacacag GAAATTGATGAAGGTGCCAGCCAAAGcgaagagcagagagcagagcctttcacattaacacag GAAATTGATGAAGATGCCAGCCAAAGcgaagagcagagagcagagcctttcacatcaacacag gaAATTGATGAAGATCCCAGCCAAAGcgaagagcagagagcagagcctttcacatcaacacag GACAATGTACCTCAAGCAATAGATGATGTCCACACCCAAGGACTAACGGAAGAGCAAAGTTGCATCTCGATTCTCTCCTTTGCATTGAGACACAACACTACAGGTGTATTGATGGAAGACCTGCTGAAACTTTTAAAGTTACATTCTGCTGGGACAAGTGCAATTCCAGCAAGCAAGTATTTTTTGGGGAAACCATTAGCTGGTATTGTAGATCAATTTGAACACCATCATTACTGCAGCGTATGTACTAAGTACCTTGGCACTTCACAGTCACAAGAAGAAACACTTACATGCGTGTCATGTTCCTCATCCATAACAGTAAAAGCCAGTTTACACGAAGGACATTTCTTTATCAGTATTCCATTAAAGGGCCAACTGAAAGATATTCTTGAGAATCAGGGTATGCATGATCTCTGTTTTCCTGCTGATGACAGTAGTAGAGAAGTAATAAATGATATATGTGATGGCACCTTATATCAGGCCTTGCAGTCAAACAGTGAAGCGGATTTCCTTTCCCTTACATTTAATTGTGATGGTGTACCAGTCTTTCAGTCCTCTAAATTTAGTATTTGGCCAatactgtgttgtgttaatgaGATACCCCCTCAGTGCAGAGATAAGCATGTACTTTTATGTGCTTTGTGGTTCGGTTCCAAAAAGCCAGACATGACCTGTTTCTTCAAACCATTTGTGGAGGAATGTGCCAATCTTTCACAAACTGGTTTTAAGTGGCATCATCCTATTGATCAGTCATGGAGAAATGTGAAGGTGCACccattgtgctgtgtgtgtgatgcagtaGCAAGGCCTTTACTACAGAATTTTAAGCAATTTAATGGTGAATATGGCTGTGGAGTCTGCCTTCACCCTGGGGTGCAAATGAGGAAAGGACAAGGAAACTCAAGAGTTTACACATGTTCAGCTGAaaaaccaagtgacagaaaTCATAAAACCACAGTAGAAATAGGACAAATTGCTGAAAGAGAAGGGAAGACTATATTGGGCATAAAGGGCCCATCTGCTATTGTAGATTTAGCAAAGTTTGATCTAATCAATGGGATGGTCCCTGACTATATGCACTGTGTGTTGCTTGGCGTGTGTAGACAAATGGCGACTTTATGGATCGATTCTAAGAGCTATTCTGAGCCATGGTACATTGGCACACAAACAGCAATCATGGACAGACACCTCTTGTCTATAAAACCACCAGGTATTGTTGCTCGAGTTCCAAGATCTCTCACTGAACGCAAGTTCTGGAAAGCCCACGAGTGGCAACACTGGCTTCTGTATTATAGCTTGCCAGTTCTGAAAGGCATACTTCCACAGAAGTATCACTCTCATTGGGCGTTACTGATAGAGGGCATAAGCATTCTGTTGGGATCTGAATTAAGTACAGAGCAGATAAATCACGCCCATGACGCATTAGTGTACTTTGTTGGAGGTGTGCAAGCGCTGTATGGGGAAGAGCACATGACATTCAATGTTCATTCACTTCTGCATTTAAGCCAAAGTGTTGTGCATTGGGGTCCATTGTGGGCCCACTCAGCCTTTATGTTTGAAGCTTTCAATGGATACCTACTGAAACAAGTAAAAAGTAGTCAAGCTGTACCACAACAAATATGCAAACGAGTGATGTTGTCCCGTGCTTTTCCCCGTTTAGCAAAACAATTCCTAACAAATGCACCAGCAGAGGTTAAAGATTTCTGTAATGAAATGAGAACCGAAAAGCATCATGTCAAGAAGTTTGCAAAGTTTGCTGAGGTGACTGCCCTTGGTCCACCAAATGTAAGATTAATATCTGTTGGTGATCAAGCTGCCCTCCACACAGTGAAACAGGTTCCCACAAACTATGTGGTGAATTACTACAAGAGAATTGCTGTAAATGCAGAAGTTGTACATGGTCATAcctacagcaaaacaaaacaaagaaacaactcTATTGTGCTTTTGAAGGATGGGAGTATTTTTAGAGTCTCCCACTTTATTGACATTGGTGATCAGTGTTTATATGCCATAGGGAACTATGGTAAATGCACAGTGCAGAAGTTAGCCAGAGGTTCTCTTATCAAAACTccactgagctacatgtcaaCGGTGCACTTTCCCACAGGCTTTCACAAAGCCATAAACACTACTCAGGTAGTTGGACCATGTATGTATATTCAGTGTCCACAATCCAGCTCGTTTGTGTGTCGGCTGCTGAAGACATATTATTGTAAATGA
- the LOC115566211 gene encoding uncharacterized protein LOC115566211 isoform X3, which produces MSKRKHNVTLNTKEKDWLRENVPRRTLTRWKKRKINRTLTDIEKHTAQRHEIDEGASQSEEQRAEPFTLTQEIDEGASQSEEQRAEPFTLTQEIDEDASQSEEQRAEPFTSTQDNVPQAIDDVHTQGLTEEQSCISILSFALRHNTTGVLMEDLLKLLKLHSAGTSAIPASKYFLGKPLAGIVDQFEHHHYCSVCTKYLGTSQSQEETLTCVSCSSSITVKASLHEGHFFISIPLKGQLKDILENQGMHDLCFPADDSSREVINDICDGTLYQALQSNSEADFLSLTFNCDGVPVFQSSKFSIWPILCCVNEIPPQCRDKHVLLCALWFGSKKPDMTCFFKPFVEECANLSQTGFKWHHPIDQSWRNVKVHPLCCVCDAVARPLLQNFKQFNGEYGCGVCLHPGVQMRKGQGNSRVYTCSAEKPSDRNHKTTVEIGQIAEREGKTILGIKGPSAIVDLAKFDLINGMVPDYMHCVLLGVCRQMATLWIDSKSYSEPWYIGTQTAIMDRHLLSIKPPGIVARVPRSLTERKFWKAHEWQHWLLYYSLPVLKGILPQKYHSHWALLIEGISILLGSELSTEQINHAHDALVYFVGGVQALYGEEHMTFNVHSLLHLSQSVVHWGPLWAHSAFMFEAFNGYLLKQVKSSQAVPQQICKRVMLSRAFPRLAKQFLTNAPAEVKDFCNEMRTEKHHVKKFAKFAEVTALGPPNVRLISVGDQAALHTVKQVPTNYVVNYYKRIAVNAEVVHGHTYSKTKQRNNSIVLLKDGSIFRVSHFIDIGDQCLYAIGNYGKCTVQKLARGSLIKTPLSYMSTVHFPTGFHKAINTTQVVGPCMYIQCPQSSSFVCRLLKTYYCK; this is translated from the exons ATGtcgaaaagaaaacacaacgttACTCTCAACACGAAAGAAAAAGATTGGTTGAGAGAAAACGTTCCAAGACGTACTTTgacaagatggaaaaaaag GAAAATCAACAGAACTTTGACTGACATTGAAAAACACACTGCTCAACGACAT GAAATTGATGAAGGTGCCAGCCAAAGcgaagagcagagagcagagcctttcacattaacacag GAAATTGATGAAGGTGCCAGCCAAAGcgaagagcagagagcagagcctttcacattaacacag GAAATTGATGAAGATGCCAGCCAAAGcgaagagcagagagcagagcctttcacatcaacacag GACAATGTACCTCAAGCAATAGATGATGTCCACACCCAAGGACTAACGGAAGAGCAAAGTTGCATCTCGATTCTCTCCTTTGCATTGAGACACAACACTACAGGTGTATTGATGGAAGACCTGCTGAAACTTTTAAAGTTACATTCTGCTGGGACAAGTGCAATTCCAGCAAGCAAGTATTTTTTGGGGAAACCATTAGCTGGTATTGTAGATCAATTTGAACACCATCATTACTGCAGCGTATGTACTAAGTACCTTGGCACTTCACAGTCACAAGAAGAAACACTTACATGCGTGTCATGTTCCTCATCCATAACAGTAAAAGCCAGTTTACACGAAGGACATTTCTTTATCAGTATTCCATTAAAGGGCCAACTGAAAGATATTCTTGAGAATCAGGGTATGCATGATCTCTGTTTTCCTGCTGATGACAGTAGTAGAGAAGTAATAAATGATATATGTGATGGCACCTTATATCAGGCCTTGCAGTCAAACAGTGAAGCGGATTTCCTTTCCCTTACATTTAATTGTGATGGTGTACCAGTCTTTCAGTCCTCTAAATTTAGTATTTGGCCAatactgtgttgtgttaatgaGATACCCCCTCAGTGCAGAGATAAGCATGTACTTTTATGTGCTTTGTGGTTCGGTTCCAAAAAGCCAGACATGACCTGTTTCTTCAAACCATTTGTGGAGGAATGTGCCAATCTTTCACAAACTGGTTTTAAGTGGCATCATCCTATTGATCAGTCATGGAGAAATGTGAAGGTGCACccattgtgctgtgtgtgtgatgcagtaGCAAGGCCTTTACTACAGAATTTTAAGCAATTTAATGGTGAATATGGCTGTGGAGTCTGCCTTCACCCTGGGGTGCAAATGAGGAAAGGACAAGGAAACTCAAGAGTTTACACATGTTCAGCTGAaaaaccaagtgacagaaaTCATAAAACCACAGTAGAAATAGGACAAATTGCTGAAAGAGAAGGGAAGACTATATTGGGCATAAAGGGCCCATCTGCTATTGTAGATTTAGCAAAGTTTGATCTAATCAATGGGATGGTCCCTGACTATATGCACTGTGTGTTGCTTGGCGTGTGTAGACAAATGGCGACTTTATGGATCGATTCTAAGAGCTATTCTGAGCCATGGTACATTGGCACACAAACAGCAATCATGGACAGACACCTCTTGTCTATAAAACCACCAGGTATTGTTGCTCGAGTTCCAAGATCTCTCACTGAACGCAAGTTCTGGAAAGCCCACGAGTGGCAACACTGGCTTCTGTATTATAGCTTGCCAGTTCTGAAAGGCATACTTCCACAGAAGTATCACTCTCATTGGGCGTTACTGATAGAGGGCATAAGCATTCTGTTGGGATCTGAATTAAGTACAGAGCAGATAAATCACGCCCATGACGCATTAGTGTACTTTGTTGGAGGTGTGCAAGCGCTGTATGGGGAAGAGCACATGACATTCAATGTTCATTCACTTCTGCATTTAAGCCAAAGTGTTGTGCATTGGGGTCCATTGTGGGCCCACTCAGCCTTTATGTTTGAAGCTTTCAATGGATACCTACTGAAACAAGTAAAAAGTAGTCAAGCTGTACCACAACAAATATGCAAACGAGTGATGTTGTCCCGTGCTTTTCCCCGTTTAGCAAAACAATTCCTAACAAATGCACCAGCAGAGGTTAAAGATTTCTGTAATGAAATGAGAACCGAAAAGCATCATGTCAAGAAGTTTGCAAAGTTTGCTGAGGTGACTGCCCTTGGTCCACCAAATGTAAGATTAATATCTGTTGGTGATCAAGCTGCCCTCCACACAGTGAAACAGGTTCCCACAAACTATGTGGTGAATTACTACAAGAGAATTGCTGTAAATGCAGAAGTTGTACATGGTCATAcctacagcaaaacaaaacaaagaaacaactcTATTGTGCTTTTGAAGGATGGGAGTATTTTTAGAGTCTCCCACTTTATTGACATTGGTGATCAGTGTTTATATGCCATAGGGAACTATGGTAAATGCACAGTGCAGAAGTTAGCCAGAGGTTCTCTTATCAAAACTccactgagctacatgtcaaCGGTGCACTTTCCCACAGGCTTTCACAAAGCCATAAACACTACTCAGGTAGTTGGACCATGTATGTATATTCAGTGTCCACAATCCAGCTCGTTTGTGTGTCGGCTGCTGAAGACATATTATTGTAAATGA
- the LOC115566214 gene encoding dynein regulatory complex subunit 2-like gives MPKKAKKGGGKGGGKTEEEKLLYLQQRAQAEEEMAKQKEEILTQFLKDKLQREERNTAVNLMKLNEGWRSILRQTRTTELREDITVLSQTFERRLDALDSIIKNLEGDLQEAERQSAQVRRIHLQHLERLRAQRDKRLMFVQQQWENGLQHLSSMFSSERKQTQASRLQQRADLEDAMFSLEQQHKAAMDEIHTLYKDSLAAYESAHDDRVAVLVQENQHKLEEKNLQNQELVQICSDEAKKVDDLIANNQRLIQKTNADMRNVKSLQDLVIQLRDRLNSRKKKNQLVEQDLTAARDQMKRKILELREQLTRTRKAARKQLTDLSVQGHNATKRLEAVIAKGEKVLNVAEMCQKLENRQRNLSALFSAEDPRTETHEPAEGAPAFPELQQVTRSINSAVLQREALKKHKHDLTRENQQLRLLLRQHLEGITVSDSALDGPRALLAVSPAPTTTTPLDNKRRHTVIEGVHAVKHSL, from the exons ATGCCGAAGAAAGCAAAGAAAGGTGGAGGTAAAGGTGGAGgaaagacggaggaggagaagctgttgtacctgcagcagagagctcAGGCGGAGGAGGAGATGGCCAAGCAGAAAGAGGAGATCCTCACACAGTTCCTGAAG GACAAgttgcagagggaggagaggaacacGGCGGTGAACCTGATGAAGCTGAACGAAGGCTGGAGGTCGATCCTCCGTCAGACTCGAACCACCGAGCTGCGTGAAGACATCACGGTGCTCAGTCAGACGTTTGAGAGGCGCCTGGATGCCCTGGACAGCATCATCAAG AATCTGGAGGGCGACCTGCAGGAGGCGGAGCGTCAGTCTGCTCAGGTGCGGCGGATTCACCTGCAGCATCTGGAGCGTCTGCGGGCTCAGCGAGACAAACGGCTGAtgtttgtgcagcagcagtgggagaACGGCCTGCAGCACCTCAGCTCCATGTTCAGCTCTGAGAG GAAACAGACGCAGGCGAGCCGTCTGCAACAGCGAGCTGATCTGGAGGACGCCATGTTCTCTTTagagcagcaacacaaagcAGCGATGGACGAGATCCACACGCTGTACAAAGACAGCCTCGCAGCGTACGAGAGCGCTCACGACGACAGG GTAGCTGTTCTGGTCCAGGAGAACCAGCAcaagctggaggagaagaaccTCCAGAACCAGGAGCTAGTGCAGATCTGCAGTGATGAAGCTAAGAAGGTCGATGATCTGATCGCCAACAACCAACGACTCATCCAGAAGACCAACGCAGACATGAGGAACGTCAAGAGTCTGCAG GATCTTGTCATCCAGCTGAGGGACAGGCTGAActccagaaagaaaaagaaccagTTGGTGGAGCAGGACCTGACGGCCGCCAGAGACCAGATGAAGAGAAAGATTCTGGAGCTCCGGGAGCAGCTGACTCGGACTCGGAAGGCAGCGAGGAAACAACTCACCGACCTCTCCGTGCAGGGACACAACGCCACCAAGAGACTGGAGGCCGTCATCGCCAAG GGGGAGAAGGTTCTGAACGTGGCTGAGATGTGTCAGAAGCTGGAGAACAGGCAGAGGAACCTCTCAGCATTGTTCTCTGCAGAGGATCCCAGAACAGAGACGCACGAGCCAGCAGAG GGGGCGCCAGCGTTCccggagctgcagcaggtgacGAGGAGCATCAACTCCGCCGTGCTGCAGCGAGAAGCTctcaagaaacacaaacacgacCTGACCAGAGAGAACCAGCAGCTCAGACTTCTGCTGCGTCAGCACCTGGAAGGCATCACGGTCAGCGACAGCGCCCTCGACGGACCCCGCGCTCTGCTCGCCGTGAGCCCGGCGCCGACCACCACGACTCCACTGGACAACAAGAGACGCCACACCGTCATCGAGGGCGTCCACGCTGTCAAACACTCACTGTAG